A genome region from Nocardiopsis exhalans includes the following:
- a CDS encoding mannose-1-phosphate guanyltransferase encodes MKAVVMAGGEGTRLRPMTANQPKPLLPVVNKPIMEHVLLLLRKHGFTETVVTVQFLATLIRNYFGDGEELGMKLHYVAEEVPLGTAGSVKNAEEHLRGEPFIVISGDALTDIDLTDMVRFHKERGAKVTIALKRVPNPLEFGIIIVDEQGRIQRFLEKPTWGQVFSDTVNTGIYIMEPEVLDRVAAGEVVDWSGDVFPELLEEGEPLYGYVADGYWEDVGTHESYLSAQADVLSGKVDVEIDGFEVSPGVWVGEGAEVDTSAVLKGPLYIGDYAKIEAGAELREYTVVGSNAVVRAEAFAHRTVLHDNVFIGRSANLRGCVIGKNTDVMAAARIEEGAVVGEDCVIESEAYVNNDVKVYPFKTIEAGAVVNTNVVWESRGQRSLFGPRGVSGLINVEITPELAVRLANAYATTLKKGAMVTTSRDVSRAARTLKRAIISALTAAAMDVRDLEVVPLPVARFHTSQSGMSGGIMVRTSPGDPESVDILFLDGQGADLSPGAQRKLDRVFSRAEYRRAFPGEIGELTFPSRNVENYSHELLRAVDTSGVAEAELKVVVDCAGGTGSLILPSLLGRIGVDVLTVNNRLDEASPTDTVAKKMRDLERLGELVANSGADFGVRFDPVAERLAIVDENGELVDGDRALLVVLDLVAAERRGGRVALPVTTTRVAETVARSHGVEVLWTATATDELTKAVRSEGEEIIFAGDGRGGFVLPEFSPTSDGIAAFVRLLGLVARTRRSLGQIDRAIPQAHLLRRSVPTPWAVKGSVMRAVVEAAGERELDTTDGVRVIEPDGSWALVLPDTAEAVTHLWAEGPDSDSAQRLLDEWAAVVERAEG; translated from the coding sequence ATGAAGGCCGTGGTGATGGCGGGCGGCGAGGGCACGCGCCTGCGCCCCATGACCGCCAACCAGCCCAAACCGCTCCTGCCGGTGGTCAACAAGCCCATCATGGAGCACGTGCTGCTCCTGCTGCGCAAGCACGGGTTCACCGAGACCGTGGTCACCGTGCAGTTCCTGGCCACGCTCATCCGCAACTACTTCGGTGACGGCGAGGAGCTCGGTATGAAGCTCCACTACGTCGCCGAGGAGGTTCCGCTCGGTACCGCGGGCAGCGTCAAGAACGCCGAGGAGCACCTGCGCGGGGAGCCGTTCATCGTCATCTCCGGCGACGCGCTCACCGACATCGACCTCACCGACATGGTCCGCTTCCACAAGGAGCGCGGCGCCAAGGTCACCATCGCCCTCAAGCGGGTACCCAACCCGCTGGAGTTCGGCATCATCATCGTGGACGAGCAGGGGCGCATCCAGCGCTTCCTGGAGAAGCCCACCTGGGGCCAGGTCTTCTCCGACACCGTCAACACCGGCATCTACATCATGGAGCCGGAGGTCCTCGACCGCGTGGCCGCGGGCGAGGTGGTCGACTGGTCCGGCGACGTCTTCCCCGAACTGCTGGAGGAGGGCGAGCCCCTCTACGGGTACGTCGCCGACGGCTACTGGGAGGACGTGGGCACCCACGAGAGCTATCTCAGCGCCCAGGCCGACGTGCTCTCGGGCAAGGTCGACGTGGAGATCGACGGCTTCGAGGTGTCCCCGGGGGTGTGGGTCGGCGAAGGTGCCGAGGTCGACACCAGCGCCGTCCTCAAGGGCCCCCTCTACATCGGCGACTACGCCAAGATCGAGGCCGGGGCGGAGCTGCGCGAGTACACGGTGGTCGGCAGCAACGCCGTGGTGCGCGCGGAGGCCTTCGCCCACCGCACGGTGCTGCACGACAACGTGTTCATCGGCCGCAGCGCCAACCTGCGCGGCTGCGTGATCGGCAAGAACACGGACGTCATGGCGGCCGCCCGGATCGAGGAGGGCGCGGTCGTCGGCGAGGACTGCGTCATCGAGTCCGAGGCCTACGTCAACAACGACGTGAAGGTCTACCCGTTCAAGACCATCGAGGCCGGGGCGGTGGTCAACACCAACGTCGTCTGGGAGTCGCGCGGGCAGCGTTCGCTGTTCGGCCCCCGGGGCGTGTCCGGGCTGATCAACGTCGAGATCACGCCAGAGCTCGCGGTCCGGCTGGCCAACGCCTACGCCACCACGCTCAAGAAGGGTGCGATGGTCACGACCTCCCGTGACGTCTCGCGGGCGGCGCGCACCCTCAAGCGGGCGATCATCAGCGCGCTCACGGCCGCGGCCATGGACGTCCGGGACCTGGAGGTCGTGCCGCTGCCGGTGGCGCGCTTCCACACCTCGCAGAGCGGGATGAGCGGCGGCATCATGGTGCGCACCAGCCCCGGTGACCCCGAGTCCGTGGACATCCTGTTCCTGGACGGTCAGGGCGCCGACCTCTCCCCGGGGGCGCAGCGCAAACTCGACCGGGTCTTCTCCCGGGCCGAGTACCGGCGCGCCTTCCCCGGCGAGATCGGTGAGCTGACCTTCCCCTCCCGCAACGTGGAGAACTACTCCCACGAGCTCCTGAGGGCCGTGGACACCTCCGGGGTGGCCGAGGCCGAGCTGAAGGTCGTGGTGGACTGCGCGGGCGGTACGGGCTCGCTGATCCTGCCCTCGCTGCTGGGGCGGATCGGCGTGGACGTGCTCACGGTCAACAACCGGCTGGACGAGGCCTCGCCCACCGACACCGTGGCCAAGAAGATGCGGGACCTGGAGCGGCTGGGCGAGCTGGTGGCCAACTCCGGGGCCGACTTCGGGGTGCGCTTCGACCCGGTGGCCGAACGGTTGGCCATCGTGGACGAGAACGGCGAGCTGGTGGACGGCGACCGCGCGCTCCTGGTGGTGCTGGACCTGGTCGCCGCCGAACGCCGCGGCGGGCGGGTGGCGCTTCCGGTCACCACGACCCGGGTGGCGGAGACGGTGGCCCGCTCCCACGGGGTCGAGGTGCTCTGGACCGCCACCGCCACCGACGAGCTGACCAAGGCGGTCCGCTCCGAGGGCGAGGAGATCATCTTCGCCGGTGACGGTCGGGGCGGGTTCGTCCTCCCCGAGTTCAGCCCCACCAGTGACGGCATCGCCGCCTTCGTGCGGCTGCTGGGACTGGTGGCGCGGACCCGGCGCTCGCTCGGCCAGATCGATCGTGCGATCCCTCAGGCACACCTGCTGCGCCGTTCGGTGCCCACCCCGTGGGCGGTCAAGGGGAGCGTCATGCGCGCGGTCGTGGAGGCCGCGGGCGAACGCGAACTGGACACCACGGACGGGGTCCGGGTGATCGAGCCGGACGGTAGCTGGGCCCTGGTCCTGCCGGACACGGCCGAAGCGGTCACCCATCTTTGGGCCGAAGGTCCTGATTCAGACAGCGCGCAGCGCCTGCTCGACGAGTGGGCGGCCGTGGTGGAACGGGCCGAGGGTTAA
- a CDS encoding carbon starvation CstA family protein codes for MSALAVLLGALALFALGYRFYSAYLAKRVYSLDPDFVTPAHAYKDGIDFVPTNKHIVFAHHFISVAGAAPIVGPAIAVFWGWGPALLWVVLGTIFASGAHDFGAIVVSVRHKGKSIGALAKDVIGTRARILFLLIIFFLVTMVNAVFAVIITGLLIANPEAVLPVLVTIPLAIGVGQVVYRRRSAALVPSLISLLVVYACIPLGQAFPITVDPLANLLGADPALVWLVLIFVYTFFTSRLPVWLLLQPRDYINQQQMVVGLLVIMVGIIVGMNTIEAPAFRGDLPEGSPPIFPLLFITIACGAVSGFHSLVASGTTSKQLNKETDARYVGYLSSLGEGTLAVCSILACTAGIMVFSANEGTAWTDHYADWATAGTNPAGRFVEGVAGFASNIGIPEGVGLVFATVVVVSFAATSLDTAVRLQRYTIQEISSIVKEKAAQGGVLERSSRFLSRNITAATLLAVAIPFGLALIPGNFAAGTLWQLFGTTNQLTAGLALSVIAVWVTKQGRNPVAVLVPLVFLAVMTSWALLVQLRDFALSDDPMQRFVLAPLDLVIFGLAVWMMVEASVALRKAFAARRGAPEEAGQDRAAAEDGSGSDGPA; via the coding sequence ATGTCGGCCCTAGCAGTCCTTCTCGGAGCCCTGGCGCTGTTCGCCCTCGGCTACCGGTTCTACTCGGCCTATCTCGCGAAGCGGGTCTACTCCCTGGACCCCGACTTCGTCACCCCCGCCCACGCCTACAAGGACGGGATCGACTTCGTCCCCACCAACAAGCACATCGTCTTCGCCCACCACTTCATCTCCGTGGCGGGCGCGGCACCGATCGTCGGCCCCGCCATCGCGGTCTTCTGGGGGTGGGGGCCGGCGCTCCTGTGGGTGGTGCTGGGCACGATCTTCGCCTCCGGAGCCCACGACTTCGGGGCGATCGTGGTGTCGGTTCGGCACAAGGGCAAGAGCATCGGGGCTCTGGCCAAGGACGTGATCGGCACCCGGGCCCGGATCCTGTTCCTACTGATCATCTTCTTCCTGGTGACCATGGTCAACGCGGTGTTCGCGGTGATCATCACGGGCCTGCTCATCGCCAACCCCGAGGCGGTGCTCCCCGTCCTGGTCACCATTCCGCTGGCGATCGGGGTGGGCCAGGTCGTCTACCGCAGGCGCAGCGCCGCGCTCGTTCCGTCACTGATCAGTCTGCTGGTCGTGTACGCGTGCATCCCGCTCGGGCAGGCGTTCCCCATCACCGTGGACCCGCTGGCGAACCTGCTGGGCGCCGACCCCGCACTGGTGTGGCTGGTGCTGATCTTCGTCTACACCTTCTTCACCTCGCGTCTTCCGGTGTGGCTGCTCCTGCAGCCCCGCGACTACATCAACCAGCAGCAGATGGTGGTGGGCCTGCTCGTCATCATGGTCGGCATCATCGTGGGCATGAACACGATCGAGGCCCCCGCCTTCCGCGGCGACCTGCCCGAGGGAAGCCCGCCCATCTTCCCGCTGCTGTTCATCACCATCGCCTGCGGTGCGGTGTCCGGTTTCCACAGTTTGGTCGCCTCGGGGACGACCTCCAAGCAGCTGAACAAGGAGACCGACGCACGTTACGTGGGTTACCTGAGCTCGCTCGGCGAGGGCACGCTGGCCGTCTGCTCGATCCTGGCCTGCACCGCGGGCATCATGGTCTTCTCCGCCAATGAGGGAACCGCCTGGACCGACCACTACGCCGACTGGGCGACCGCCGGTACCAACCCGGCCGGCCGTTTCGTCGAAGGGGTGGCCGGGTTCGCGTCCAACATCGGGATCCCCGAGGGCGTCGGGCTGGTGTTCGCCACCGTGGTCGTGGTGAGCTTCGCGGCCACGAGCCTGGACACCGCGGTCCGGCTCCAGCGCTACACCATCCAGGAGATCAGCTCCATCGTGAAGGAGAAGGCGGCCCAGGGCGGCGTGCTCGAACGCTCCTCGCGTTTCCTCAGCCGCAACATCACCGCGGCCACGCTCCTCGCGGTGGCGATCCCGTTCGGGCTGGCGCTCATCCCGGGGAACTTCGCCGCCGGGACCCTCTGGCAGCTGTTCGGTACGACCAACCAGCTGACCGCGGGCCTGGCGCTGTCGGTCATCGCCGTGTGGGTGACCAAGCAGGGGCGCAACCCCGTCGCGGTCCTGGTGCCCCTGGTGTTCCTCGCGGTCATGACCTCGTGGGCGCTCCTGGTGCAGCTGAGGGACTTCGCGTTGAGCGACGATCCGATGCAGCGCTTCGTGCTCGCCCCGCTGGACCTGGTCATCTTCGGCCTGGCGGTGTGGATGATGGTGGAGGCGTCCGTGGCCCTGCGCAAGGCCTTCGCCGCGCGCCGCGGCGCGCCGGAGGAGGCCGGCCAGGACCGGGCCGCGGCCGAGGACGGTTCCGGTAGCGACGGGCCGGCCTGA
- a CDS encoding MerR family transcriptional regulator, translating into MALPTDVGYRGPAACTAAGITYRQLDYWARTGLVEPSVRTGAHNAPLYSLPDILMLKVAKRLLDTGISLQQIRTAVDHLRGRPAAELSRITLMSDGVSVYECTSPDEVVDLMQRGQGMFGLALANVSRELEEALGVVPAEERTDLPAAAPQPMDELARRRRERRTG; encoded by the coding sequence ATGGCGCTGCCTACGGACGTCGGGTATCGGGGCCCAGCGGCGTGTACGGCCGCGGGGATCACCTATCGACAGCTCGACTACTGGGCCAGGACCGGCCTGGTGGAGCCGAGCGTGCGCACTGGAGCCCACAACGCCCCTCTGTACAGCCTCCCGGACATCCTGATGCTCAAGGTGGCCAAGAGACTCCTGGACACCGGGATCTCGCTCCAGCAGATCCGGACCGCGGTGGACCACCTGCGCGGGCGCCCCGCCGCCGAGCTCTCCCGCATCACCCTGATGAGTGACGGCGTCAGCGTCTACGAGTGCACCTCTCCCGACGAGGTCGTCGACCTCATGCAGCGCGGGCAGGGCATGTTCGGCCTGGCCCTGGCCAACGTCTCCCGTGAGCTGGAAGAGGCCCTGGGGGTGGTGCCCGCCGAGGAGCGGACCGACCTTCCGGCGGCGGCCCCCCAGCCCATGGACGAGCTGGCCCGGCGTCGCAGGGAGCGGCGCACCGGCTGA
- a CDS encoding FHA domain-containing protein — MSSVYCTQCGHAVADDARFCSHCGTPVRRAEPQSPQPSAGGDAGGDVTSTISISGIQALEEEEPGDELGGDDPASADALPPGTALLVVRRGPNAGSRFLLDSDVTTAGRHPNSDIFLDDVTVSRRHVEFFRRGNGFGVRDVGSLNGTYVNREPVDEAELGGGDEIQIGKFRMVLLTKPRR; from the coding sequence ATGTCGAGCGTTTACTGCACGCAGTGCGGTCACGCCGTTGCGGATGATGCCCGTTTCTGCTCCCACTGTGGGACCCCCGTCCGCAGGGCCGAACCCCAAAGCCCCCAGCCCAGCGCTGGTGGCGACGCCGGGGGAGATGTCACTTCCACCATCTCCATCTCCGGTATACAGGCCCTCGAGGAGGAGGAACCGGGTGACGAGCTCGGCGGCGACGACCCCGCCAGCGCCGACGCCCTTCCCCCCGGAACCGCTTTGCTGGTGGTTCGACGGGGCCCCAACGCCGGGAGCCGTTTCCTGTTGGACAGCGACGTGACCACCGCGGGCCGCCATCCCAACAGCGACATCTTCCTCGACGACGTCACCGTGTCCCGCCGCCACGTGGAGTTCTTCCGCCGCGGCAACGGTTTCGGCGTCCGCGACGTCGGCAGCCTCAACGGAACCTACGTCAACCGGGAACCGGTGGACGAGGCCGAGCTGGGTGGCGGGGACGAGATCCAGATCGGCAAGTTCCGGATGGTCCTGTTGACCAAACCGCGCCGATGA
- a CDS encoding CDP-alcohol phosphatidyltransferase family protein: protein MASPVVSDRIWTVPNLLSMLRLLGVPLFLWLILGPQEDWWALLVLALAGLSDWLDGKIARAWDQATKLGQILDPLADRLYIFAALLGLVVRGIVPWWLMAILILRDVLILGALPLLRHFGYGPLPVNFAGKAATLCLLYAFPLLFIAGYASIVGDVARIVGWAFALWGTALYWWAGLLYAVQGLRLMDQTRRDERADHGGSRDSDPARGHGVDRSDPIAPATADGNPGAAPEGPDGPGLPDQGRTGP from the coding sequence GTGGCCAGCCCGGTGGTCAGTGACCGCATCTGGACGGTTCCCAACCTGTTGAGCATGCTCCGGTTGTTGGGCGTACCGCTGTTCCTCTGGCTCATCCTGGGCCCGCAGGAGGACTGGTGGGCGCTGCTCGTGCTCGCCCTGGCGGGGCTCAGCGACTGGCTGGACGGCAAGATCGCCCGGGCCTGGGACCAGGCCACCAAGCTGGGGCAGATCCTCGACCCGCTCGCCGACCGCCTCTACATCTTCGCGGCCCTGCTCGGCCTGGTCGTGCGCGGCATCGTCCCGTGGTGGCTGATGGCCATCCTGATCCTGCGCGACGTCCTCATCCTGGGCGCGCTGCCGCTACTGCGCCACTTCGGCTACGGGCCGCTGCCGGTCAACTTCGCGGGCAAGGCCGCCACGCTCTGTCTTCTGTACGCGTTCCCGCTCCTGTTCATCGCGGGTTACGCCTCGATCGTCGGAGATGTGGCCAGGATTGTAGGTTGGGCCTTCGCCCTATGGGGAACGGCTCTGTACTGGTGGGCCGGACTGCTCTACGCCGTACAGGGACTGCGCCTGATGGACCAGACCCGCCGCGACGAACGCGCTGATCACGGGGGTTCCCGGGACAGCGACCCCGCACGCGGCCACGGCGTCGACCGATCGGATCCGATCGCACCGGCGACCGCGGACGGCAACCCCGGCGCGGCACCCGAAGGCCCGGACGGACCGGGCCTACCGGATCAGGGCAGGACCGGACCCTGA
- a CDS encoding flavin monoamine oxidase family protein codes for MSEDVSAEVSGGTRAEPGPRGREADPGRGHTIVVGAGMAGLAAADRLADQGERVTVLEARSRTGGRIHSVHTWDGTTLDAGASWMRGEENNPLSRLVEEVGARTAVFNRSTETAYDPKGRRLLFDRHTRNMEDVNLLHEHMYWATVGASPEESMEEGINHALYDVNLVRSRARDAVEIVHRLAEADHGADAEEVAFSAVASVHEFSGDDVVFPEGMSQLTDYLARGLDVRMEHVVLSISHDDGGVSVRVDTPDGEETLTADRVLVTLPLGVLRARQVAFTPELPAEKRDAVQRLGNGRLEKLFLRFDEVFWGDAEVLVHLGTEEGAWFHWFAGQNVLGEPILVSRNGGNAARFLAGMDDGDVVEHAMASLRGMFKKAPDPIDHYLTHWMDDPFARGGFSFTAVGAGDGDRTALSAPIGDRVFFAGEATDIEHTATVHGALLSGRREAERILSLE; via the coding sequence ATGAGCGAGGACGTGAGCGCGGAGGTCTCCGGGGGCACCCGCGCCGAGCCCGGACCGCGCGGACGCGAGGCCGACCCGGGACGGGGACACACCATCGTCGTGGGCGCCGGGATGGCCGGGTTGGCCGCCGCGGACCGGCTGGCCGACCAGGGCGAGCGCGTGACGGTGCTCGAGGCGCGCAGCCGGACCGGGGGGCGCATCCACTCGGTGCACACCTGGGACGGCACCACCCTGGACGCGGGGGCCTCCTGGATGCGCGGCGAGGAGAACAACCCGCTGTCGCGGCTGGTGGAGGAGGTGGGCGCGCGCACCGCCGTGTTCAACCGCTCCACCGAGACCGCCTACGACCCCAAGGGCCGCAGGCTCCTGTTCGACCGGCACACCCGCAACATGGAGGACGTCAACCTCCTGCACGAGCACATGTACTGGGCCACGGTCGGCGCGAGCCCGGAGGAGTCCATGGAGGAGGGCATCAACCACGCCCTCTACGACGTCAACCTCGTGCGCTCGCGGGCCAGGGACGCCGTCGAGATCGTGCACCGCTTGGCCGAGGCCGACCACGGGGCGGACGCCGAGGAGGTCGCCTTCTCCGCGGTGGCCTCCGTCCACGAGTTCAGCGGCGACGACGTGGTCTTCCCCGAGGGGATGAGCCAGCTCACCGACTATCTCGCCCGGGGGCTGGACGTGCGCATGGAGCACGTCGTGCTGAGCATCTCCCACGACGACGGCGGCGTCAGCGTGCGGGTGGACACCCCCGACGGCGAGGAGACGCTGACCGCCGACCGGGTACTGGTCACCCTGCCGCTGGGCGTCCTGAGGGCCCGGCAGGTGGCTTTCACCCCGGAGCTGCCCGCGGAAAAGCGCGACGCCGTGCAGCGCCTGGGCAACGGCCGACTGGAGAAGCTCTTCCTGCGCTTCGACGAGGTCTTCTGGGGCGACGCCGAGGTGCTGGTGCACCTGGGCACCGAGGAGGGCGCCTGGTTCCACTGGTTCGCCGGGCAGAACGTCCTGGGCGAGCCCATCCTGGTCAGCCGCAACGGGGGCAACGCCGCGCGGTTCCTGGCCGGAATGGACGACGGCGACGTGGTCGAGCACGCCATGGCGTCCCTGCGCGGCATGTTCAAGAAGGCGCCGGACCCGATCGACCACTACCTGACGCACTGGATGGACGACCCCTTCGCGCGGGGCGGGTTCTCCTTCACCGCCGTCGGGGCCGGGGACGGTGACCGCACGGCGCTGAGTGCCCCGATCGGCGACCGGGTCTTCTTCGCGGGGGAGGCCACCGACATCGAGCACACCGCCACGGTGCACGGAGCTCTGTTGTCGGGGCGGCGCGAGGCCGAGCGCATCCTCTCCCTGGAGTAG
- a CDS encoding bifunctional nuclease family protein, whose protein sequence is MKHMEVVGVRVEMPSNQPIVLLKESEGDRYLPIWIGGVEATAIALAQQGVAPARPLTHDLFRDVLDALDTGLETVNITGLSDGIFYAELVFSNGVEVSARPSDSIALALRTGAPIYAHEDVIEEAGMPIPDEQEDQVEAFREFLDNISPEDFGRRST, encoded by the coding sequence GTGAAGCACATGGAGGTCGTCGGCGTCCGGGTTGAGATGCCCTCGAACCAGCCGATTGTCCTGCTCAAGGAATCCGAGGGTGACCGCTACCTGCCGATCTGGATCGGCGGGGTGGAGGCCACCGCGATCGCGCTCGCCCAGCAGGGCGTGGCGCCCGCGCGCCCGCTCACGCACGACCTGTTCCGTGACGTCCTGGACGCACTGGACACGGGGCTCGAGACGGTGAACATCACCGGCCTGAGCGACGGCATCTTCTACGCCGAGCTGGTCTTCAGCAACGGGGTGGAGGTCAGCGCGCGCCCTTCGGACTCGATCGCCCTGGCGTTACGGACGGGGGCCCCGATCTACGCCCACGAGGACGTGATCGAGGAGGCCGGGATGCCGATCCCGGACGAGCAGGAGGACCAGGTCGAGGCGTTCCGGGAGTTCCTGGACAACATCTCACCCGAGGACTTCGGCCGACGCAGCACGTGA